CAAATTCGCGCGCTGGAGGAAACGCTGGATGCCAACCTGTTCCACCGCCACGCGCGCGGGTTGATTCTGACTGAACAGGGCGAATTGCTGTTCAACGCCACCAAGGCAATGTCACGAGAGCTTGAATCCGCCTCTGCGCGCATTCGTGACAGCGAGGATGAAGTGTTCGGCGAATTGCGCGTGACCACCACCACCGGCTTTGGCACGCTGTTTCTGGCCCCGCGCCTGCCCGCGCTGTATGCGCAATACCCGGAACTGAAAATCGACCTGATGCTGGAAGAACGGGTTTTGGACCTGCCCATGCGCGAAGCCGATGTCGCGATACGCATGAAGGAACCCAGCCAAGCCGACCTGATCCGCAAGCGCCTGATGAATGTGAACATGCGGCTGTTCGCAACATCCGAATACCTGCGCGCCAATGGCACCCCGGCGATTGTCGATGACCTGTCGGATTATCGGCTGATTTCGCAGAATGTGACATCGGCACAGGTCAGCGTTGGCGCGCAACTTATACGCGAGTTAAACGCACGCACATTGCGGTCCACGTTTACCGTGAACAATTATTTCGGCGTGTTGCAGGCGGTGCTGAACCATTTGGGGATCGGCGTTCTGCCCGATTACGTCTCAGAGGACTTCCCCGAACTGGTGCATGTCCTGCCCGAAGTGGCGAGCGGCGATATCCCGGTATTTCTGGCCTTCCCCGAAGAATTGCGCCATTCGCGCCGGATTGCGGCCTTCCGCGATTTCGTTGTGCAGGAAATTCAAGCCTACCGCCGG
This genomic window from Roseibaca calidilacus contains:
- a CDS encoding LysR family transcriptional regulator, which encodes MDWDKLRIFHAVADAGSLTHAGDTLQLSQSAVSRQIRALEETLDANLFHRHARGLILTEQGELLFNATKAMSRELESASARIRDSEDEVFGELRVTTTTGFGTLFLAPRLPALYAQYPELKIDLMLEERVLDLPMREADVAIRMKEPSQADLIRKRLMNVNMRLFATSEYLRANGTPAIVDDLSDYRLISQNVTSAQVSVGAQLIRELNARTLRSTFTVNNYFGVLQAVLNHLGIGVLPDYVSEDFPELVHVLPEVASGDIPVFLAFPEELRHSRRIAAFRDFVVQEIQAYRRARQIQP